ACTGCTCGTCGTCCTCCTCTACCTGGCGGTCGAGCCCGTCGTGATCGAGTCGTGGCGGTTCATCCTCTACGGCTTCCTCTGGATCAACGCGAGCATCTACGCCGTCGCCAAGACGACGCCCGCGCAGACGACACCCCGGACGAAGCGGATCGCGCTCCTCGTCGCCGGAGGGTACTTCCTCGTCCTCGCCGTCGCGGGTGGGATCGTCGGTCCGAGCCACACTAGTCCGCTCGCGTCGCTCATCACCGACGGACACCTCCACAGCCACGGCACGGCGGCCGCGGGGAGTTTCGACCTCAGGCTCCTCCCACCGGGATGGGGGCCGGCGCTCGTCTACCAGGGGTCGTGGCTGCTCGTCATCCTCATGCCGTACAAGATCGTCGGGTACCTAGCGCTGGCGTACCTCGTGTACGCGACTGTCATCGACGCCGCCGGCACCGTCGTCTCGGGCTCGCTCGGGCTGCTCTCCTGTGTCTCGTGCACGTGGCCCGTCGTCGGCTCGCTCGTCACGAGCATCTTCGGGTCGGGCTCTGCCGTCGTCGTCGCCGCGACCACCTGGCCGTACGACATCTCGACCGTCGCGTTCCTCGCGACCGTGGCGCTGTTGACCTGGCGACCGCTCGTGCGGTGACGCCCGACAGTGTCGGTCGTGCTGACGCTCGCGAACGACGGAACGTCCGGTTCCGACGGACGTGCGAGGGTCACGGCAGTGCGGCGGTCGTGCCGCGGCGAGATAGGCCTATTTCACGACCGCGAGTTGTCGGTACCGATGGGTTCAGTCATATCCGAGACAGAGACCGAATCGGGATCGAACGTGTGGTTGAGTGCCGGCCTCGCGGGGATCGTCGGGACCGTCGTGTTCGGCGCGGTACAGATGGTGATGGGCGCGACCGGCGTCATCGCGGTCGCGATCCCGGCCCTCTACGGCGTCTCCGGACCGAACCTCCTCGCGGGGTGGG
This Salinigranum marinum DNA region includes the following protein-coding sequences:
- a CDS encoding DUF7546 family protein → MPTRTDLLAGAVVLNAELLVVLLYLAVEPVVIESWRFILYGFLWINASIYAVAKTTPAQTTPRTKRIALLVAGGYFLVLAVAGGIVGPSHTSPLASLITDGHLHSHGTAAAGSFDLRLLPPGWGPALVYQGSWLLVILMPYKIVGYLALAYLVYATVIDAAGTVVSGSLGLLSCVSCTWPVVGSLVTSIFGSGSAVVVAATTWPYDISTVAFLATVALLTWRPLVR